A single window of Hemitrygon akajei unplaced genomic scaffold, sHemAka1.3 Scf000066, whole genome shotgun sequence DNA harbors:
- the LOC140721980 gene encoding uncharacterized protein gives QRVHTGERPFTCSDCGKGFTRSSHLLLHQLVHTAERDFTCSDCGKRFTHSSTLQRHQSVHTRERPFTCSVCGKRFTQSSHLQRHQQVHTGEKPFTCSNCGKRFTQSSTLQRHQSVHTGEWRFTCSECGKGFTQLSKLLAHQSVHSGEWPFTCSDCGKGFTRSSDLLTHERVHTGERPFTCCECGKGFARSSDLQIHQRVHTGERPFTCSVCGKGFHQSSNLHRHQQFHTGVKQFTCSVCGKGFSRSSSLLAHQSVHTGVWPFTCSECGKGFTQSSNLQRHQSVHTGEKPFTCCECGKGFARLSDLQIHQRVHTGERPFTCSICGKGFHQSSNLHRHQRVHTGVKPFTCSDCGKGFTRSSSLLAHQQVHTGERPFTCCECGKGFTRSSHLLAHQRVHSG, from the coding sequence caacgagttcatactggggagaggccattcacctgctcagactgtgggaagggattcactcggtcatctcacctactgctacatcagttagttcacactgcagagagggatttcacctgctcagattgtgggaagagattcactcactcttccaccctacagagacaccagtcagttcacaccagggagaggccgttcacctgctcagtctgtgggaagagattcactcagtcatcccacctacagagacaccagcaagttcacactggggagaagcctttcacctgctcaaactgtgggaagagattcacacagtcatccaccctacagagacaccagtcagttcacactggggagtggcggttcacctgctcagaatgtgggaagggattcacacagttatccaaactactggcacaccagtcagttcacagtggggagtggccattcacctgctcagactgtgggaagggattcactcggtcatctgatctgctgacacatgagcgagttcacaccggggagaggccattcacctgctgtgaatgtgggaagggatttgctcggtcatctgatctgcagatacaccagcgagttcacactggggagaggccatttacctgctcagtctgtgggaagggattccatCAATCTTCCAACCTCCATAGACACCAGCAATTTCACACTGGGGTGAagcagttcacctgctcagtctgtgggaagggattcagtcggtcatcctccctattggcacaccagtcagttcacactggggtgtggccattcacctgctcagaatgtgggaagggattcactcagtcatccaacctacagagacaccagtcagttcacactggggagaagccgttcacgtgctgtgaatgtgggaagggatttgctcgGTTATCTGATCTACagatacaccagcgagttcacactggggagagaccattcacctgctcaatctgtgggaagggattccatCAATCATCCAACCTTcatagacaccagcgagttcacactggggtgaagccgttcacttgctcagactgtggaaagggattcactcggtcatcctcactattggcacaccagcaagttcacactggggagaggccgttcacctgctgtgaatgtgggaagggattcactcggtcatctcatctgctggcacaccagcgagttcacagtgggtag